The following proteins are encoded in a genomic region of Planococcus lenghuensis:
- a CDS encoding GNAT family N-acetyltransferase has translation MRLFSTIKKDREYWLVDQVKEQGAAPEAYRKTFAELLEEWKQQQVGYLSLLMDEAYKDWLLGLGFRKISAIVEYTKELEGSADREPGITAESLAESILTDSEFAVLYDRCRSGSANKNNLFSIEQIMESLSSELGADWRVHCFIFRENGQAVGISIPHIEQGTADEGRLFYFGVVPEERGKGYGAILHRLSLGLMRERFNAIVYVGSTDESNRHMIRIFERNGCRLRDKKGIYRIGT, from the coding sequence ATGCGATTATTCAGCACGATCAAAAAAGACCGCGAGTACTGGCTCGTGGACCAGGTGAAAGAACAAGGTGCAGCGCCGGAAGCATACCGGAAAACATTTGCGGAATTGCTTGAGGAATGGAAACAGCAGCAAGTCGGGTACCTGTCGCTGCTGATGGACGAGGCGTATAAAGACTGGCTGCTGGGACTGGGCTTCCGGAAGATTTCAGCGATTGTCGAATACACGAAGGAATTAGAGGGTTCCGCTGATAGAGAACCGGGAATCACAGCAGAATCCCTTGCGGAAAGCATTCTGACCGATTCGGAATTTGCGGTGCTGTATGACCGCTGCCGGAGCGGCTCAGCCAACAAAAACAACCTGTTCTCGATTGAACAGATCATGGAATCCTTAAGCAGTGAACTCGGCGCCGACTGGCGGGTGCATTGCTTCATCTTCCGGGAGAACGGACAGGCCGTCGGCATCAGCATCCCGCACATCGAACAAGGAACCGCAGACGAAGGACGCCTGTTTTATTTTGGCGTCGTGCCCGAGGAGCGGGGAAAGGGATACGGCGCGATTCTGCACCGGCTGTCGCTCGGACTCATGCGTGAGCGGTTCAACGCAATTGTGTATGTCGGCAGTACCGACGAGAGCAATCGGCACATGATCCGGATATTCGAACGCAATGGCTGCCGGCTGCGCGATAAAAAAGGCATTTACCGGATCGGCACATAA
- a CDS encoding flavodoxin family protein translates to MNIMTMLTGSRRNGNSEYLAARALQNIDHRNVYLLDHRMEPVVDMRHAEEGFPETGDDYEALLEEFLRQDVIVFAVPLYWFGMPGQLKIFFDRWTQYMRDSRFDFNERIRGKKAYVIITGSSPDPKIASLPLIQQFNYLFEYVGMEFVDYIIANGNKPEEVLNDPFALAKMDLWNEQLKAAKREDA, encoded by the coding sequence ATGAATATCATGACCATGCTTACAGGATCCAGACGAAACGGCAATTCGGAATATCTGGCAGCGCGGGCACTTCAGAACATTGACCATCGAAATGTATACTTGCTCGATCACCGGATGGAGCCGGTGGTCGATATGCGGCATGCAGAAGAAGGGTTTCCGGAAACCGGCGACGATTACGAAGCACTGCTTGAGGAATTTCTCCGGCAGGATGTCATCGTATTCGCCGTGCCGCTGTATTGGTTCGGCATGCCGGGACAGTTGAAAATCTTCTTTGACCGCTGGACCCAGTACATGCGCGACAGCCGCTTCGATTTCAACGAGCGGATTCGCGGCAAAAAAGCGTATGTAATTATCACCGGTTCCAGTCCGGATCCGAAAATCGCTTCCCTGCCGCTGATCCAGCAATTCAATTATTTGTTTGAATATGTCGGAATGGAGTTCGTCGATTACATTATCGCCAATGGGAATAAACCCGAAGAAGTGTTAAACGATCCTTTCGCGCTGGCGAAAATGGATTTATGGAACGAGCAGTTAAAAGCGGCTAAACGCGAGGATGCATGA
- a CDS encoding tellurite resistance/C4-dicarboxylate transporter family protein, with translation MVSFFKQGAKTLFPGYFALVMATGALSIGSFLLGMTVIADLLFYCNVIFYIALWLLTLTRLMRYFPLLADDATSHARGPGFFTLVAGTSVFGSQLVVVAGEYAIAFYLWLLAIILWLIVMYTFFFAVTVRRDKPTMAEGINGAWLIAAVGTQSVSILGTLLSPHVAEGRIIMLFFTLCMYFLGCMLYLNIITLIFYRFTFLEFQHAALTPPYWINMGAVAITTLAGSTLILHADYWLLLTEITPFLKGFTLFFWITGTWWIPLLLFLMIWRHLYHRYPFSYEPQFWGMAFPLAMYTTSTFQLSRALEVPFLTAIPHVMVYVAIAAWLFGISGLIRHLFTGYMQSRQLSGS, from the coding sequence ATGGTTTCTTTTTTTAAGCAGGGAGCAAAAACGCTGTTTCCGGGCTATTTTGCACTCGTAATGGCGACAGGGGCTCTGTCGATTGGCAGTTTCCTCCTCGGCATGACGGTAATTGCAGATCTCCTGTTCTATTGTAATGTAATTTTTTATATCGCCTTATGGCTGCTCACGCTGACTCGGCTGATGCGCTATTTCCCGCTCCTTGCTGATGATGCGACGAGTCATGCGCGGGGACCGGGTTTTTTCACGCTTGTTGCAGGCACGTCCGTCTTTGGCAGTCAGCTCGTCGTGGTGGCCGGCGAGTATGCGATCGCGTTTTACTTATGGCTGCTGGCAATCATCCTGTGGCTGATTGTTATGTACACGTTTTTCTTTGCTGTAACCGTACGCCGGGATAAACCGACGATGGCCGAAGGAATCAATGGTGCCTGGCTGATTGCGGCGGTCGGTACGCAATCTGTATCCATTCTGGGTACATTGCTGTCGCCACATGTGGCAGAAGGCCGAATAATCATGCTGTTCTTTACGCTATGCATGTATTTTCTTGGCTGTATGCTTTATTTAAATATCATCACGCTGATTTTTTACCGGTTCACGTTCCTCGAATTCCAGCATGCCGCACTCACGCCGCCTTATTGGATCAATATGGGTGCGGTGGCGATCACCACATTGGCGGGTTCTACGCTCATTCTGCATGCGGATTACTGGTTGTTGCTTACTGAAATTACACCTTTCCTGAAAGGGTTCACGCTCTTTTTCTGGATCACCGGCACATGGTGGATTCCGCTATTGCTCTTTCTCATGATTTGGCGGCACCTGTATCACCGGTACCCTTTCTCGTATGAACCGCAGTTTTGGGGGATGGCATTTCCGCTCGCCATGTACACGACGAGTACATTCCAGCTGTCCCGGGCATTGGAAGTGCCCTTCCTGACCGCAATTCCGCATGTCATGGTGTATGTGGCGATTGCCGCCTGGCTGTTCGGGATCTCAGGCCTGATTCGTCACCTGTTTACAGGTTATATGCAGTCCAGGCAATTAAGCGGGAGCTGA
- a CDS encoding VOC family protein gives METTAIRGIGQVSVPVHNIEKAVAFYRDVLDLPLLYQAEKLAFFEIAGTRLLLNIPEDVRFSGAGSVLYFDVADIQEAYQALLDKGVAFIDEPHVVGKLGNTESWMAFFEDPEKNIHAIMSEKEA, from the coding sequence ATGGAAACAACTGCAATCCGCGGAATCGGCCAAGTCAGTGTGCCGGTCCATAATATCGAAAAGGCTGTCGCGTTCTACCGGGACGTACTGGATCTGCCTCTCTTGTACCAAGCAGAAAAGCTGGCATTTTTTGAAATCGCCGGCACCCGCCTGCTGCTGAACATTCCAGAAGATGTCCGGTTTTCCGGAGCAGGCTCCGTGCTGTATTTCGATGTTGCGGATATTCAGGAAGCGTACCAGGCCTTGCTTGATAAAGGCGTCGCATTCATTGACGAACCGCATGTCGTCGGCAAACTGGGCAATACGGAATCCTGGATGGCTTTCTTCGAAGATCCGGAGAAAAACATCCATGCGATTATGAGTGAAAAAGAAGCTTAA
- a CDS encoding branched-chain amino acid aminotransferase: MSENTLQLTKSENQKAKPASDQVPFGTTFTDHMFVMDYEEGQGWHNPQIVPYGPLELDPAAMVFHYGQSVFEGLKAYRTADDRILLFRPDKNLQRLNLSSDRLSIPPIDEEEVMAYLQQLVSLEQDWVPSTPGTSLYIRPFIISTEPNLAVGPSRKYKFMVILSPVGSYFAGGLKPVIIHVEDQFTRAVKGGTGMAKTAGNYSAGYQAQASAKKKGNADVLWLDGIEKKYIEEVGSMNIFFKIDGEVVTPELNGSILKGVTRMSIIELLRSWDIPVTERRVAIDELHRLYEEGKVEEIFGTGTAAVISPVGELNWMGRKMVINNHEIGELSQRLYDTVTGIQTGKLEDPFGWVVEVK, from the coding sequence ATGAGTGAAAATACATTGCAACTTACAAAAAGCGAGAACCAGAAAGCGAAACCGGCTTCGGATCAAGTTCCATTCGGGACAACTTTCACAGACCATATGTTTGTCATGGATTACGAGGAAGGGCAAGGCTGGCACAATCCGCAGATTGTGCCGTACGGACCGCTTGAATTGGACCCGGCTGCGATGGTTTTCCATTACGGCCAATCTGTATTTGAAGGACTGAAAGCGTACCGTACAGCGGATGACCGCATCCTGTTGTTCCGGCCGGATAAAAACTTGCAGCGCCTGAACTTATCAAGCGACCGGCTGAGCATTCCGCCGATTGATGAAGAAGAAGTAATGGCGTATCTGCAGCAATTGGTCAGCCTGGAGCAGGACTGGGTGCCATCCACTCCCGGAACGTCCTTGTACATACGGCCATTCATCATCTCAACCGAACCGAACCTGGCTGTCGGCCCTTCCCGAAAATATAAGTTCATGGTGATCCTGTCGCCGGTCGGCTCTTATTTTGCCGGTGGACTGAAGCCTGTGATCATCCACGTGGAGGACCAGTTTACCCGTGCGGTCAAAGGCGGAACAGGGATGGCGAAAACAGCCGGGAACTATTCCGCGGGCTATCAGGCGCAGGCAAGCGCGAAAAAGAAAGGGAACGCTGACGTCCTGTGGCTGGATGGAATTGAGAAAAAATACATCGAAGAAGTCGGCAGCATGAACATCTTCTTCAAAATTGATGGAGAAGTTGTAACGCCTGAACTGAACGGCAGCATCCTGAAAGGTGTGACGCGCATGTCCATCATTGAGCTGCTGCGTTCTTGGGACATCCCCGTCACCGAGCGGCGCGTGGCGATTGACGAGCTGCACCGGCTGTACGAAGAAGGCAAAGTGGAAGAAATTTTCGGAACGGGGACAGCGGCTGTTATTTCGCCAGTGGGCGAGCTGAACTGGATGGGCCGGAAAATGGTCATCAATAACCATGAGATCGGCGAACTGTCTCAGCGATTATATGACACCGTCACTGGCATCCAAACCGGCAAGCTGGAAGATCCATTCGGCTGGGTTGTCGAAGTAAAATAA
- a CDS encoding NUDIX hydrolase, whose protein sequence is MNPQQIMDKIKNHTPDVLGNENFSKYAVLLPLIRKDGETHVLFEVRSYDLRRQPGEICFPGGRIDRTDENARHTALRETQEELGISPKEISDVFPLDYLVSPFGMIVYTFAGEVQPSVDFRLNPAEVDHVFTVPLRFFLETDPKVYRIHFQARPEADFPFDLIAGGENYDWRTREMDEYFYLYEDKVIWGLTARIITHFIEVLR, encoded by the coding sequence ATGAATCCGCAACAAATTATGGATAAAATCAAAAATCATACACCGGACGTTCTTGGAAACGAAAACTTTTCCAAGTATGCCGTGCTTCTGCCGCTGATCAGAAAAGACGGGGAGACGCATGTGTTATTCGAAGTGCGATCATATGACCTTCGGCGGCAGCCAGGTGAAATCTGTTTCCCGGGCGGACGCATCGACCGGACGGACGAAAATGCGCGGCATACCGCTTTGCGGGAGACGCAGGAGGAACTGGGCATCTCTCCAAAGGAAATCAGCGATGTCTTCCCGCTTGATTATCTTGTATCGCCATTTGGCATGATCGTTTACACCTTTGCCGGTGAAGTCCAGCCGTCTGTCGACTTCCGGCTGAATCCCGCTGAAGTGGATCACGTATTCACTGTCCCGCTCCGCTTTTTTCTGGAGACGGATCCAAAAGTTTACCGCATTCATTTCCAGGCCCGGCCCGAAGCGGACTTTCCGTTCGATCTTATCGCGGGCGGTGAGAATTACGACTGGCGGACAAGGGAAATGGATGAATATTTCTATCTCTATGAAGATAAAGTGATCTGGGGACTGACCGCAAGAATCATTACGCATTTTATTGAGGTCTTACGGTAG
- a CDS encoding multidrug effflux MFS transporter has product MENLTGSKRVRFVLLLGTLTALIPFTIDMYLPAFPSLAGVFNANASGIQLSLTACLLGLAIGQLVAGALSDAHGRRKPLIAALAVYAGASVACIFAPNIAVFIALRFAQGFAAAAGLVISRAIVRDVSSGAELTRLFALLMLVNNLVPLLAPSIGGGILLFADWQAIFGTLSVLGVILLLITIFRLPESLPEDKRVPSNLRATIGSFSTIMQDKKFTGYALSQGLLIGGVFAYVAGTPFVYQGIYGVSPQAFSILFGINGIGLMAGSYVVGGMAHRISEKQFLEIALYTAMTASTVLLAVLLFHGPLWAVVVPIFFFLTSIGTVATAAFSLAMESQSRAAGSASALLGLLPFFLGAIAAPLVGIAGEGTGVPMGVIIFTMCFAALLSYYIFVKRPAATAETERLNTELKRN; this is encoded by the coding sequence GTGGAAAATCTTACAGGTTCTAAACGGGTTCGGTTCGTGCTGCTGCTCGGCACATTGACAGCACTGATCCCTTTCACCATCGATATGTATCTGCCGGCATTTCCGAGCCTTGCCGGTGTATTCAATGCGAATGCTTCGGGTATCCAGCTCAGCCTGACAGCGTGCCTGCTCGGACTGGCAATCGGTCAGCTCGTGGCTGGTGCACTCAGTGATGCGCATGGCAGACGAAAACCGCTTATTGCAGCGCTCGCTGTGTATGCTGGTGCGTCGGTTGCCTGCATATTCGCACCTAATATTGCTGTCTTCATCGCATTGCGGTTCGCCCAGGGGTTTGCGGCAGCAGCCGGTTTGGTCATTTCCCGAGCGATCGTCCGGGACGTGAGCAGCGGGGCGGAACTGACACGGCTTTTCGCCTTGCTGATGCTGGTCAATAACCTCGTTCCGCTCCTTGCGCCGTCCATAGGCGGCGGCATTCTGCTGTTTGCCGACTGGCAGGCGATTTTCGGCACGTTATCCGTTCTCGGTGTTATCCTACTCCTGATTACGATTTTCCGGCTGCCTGAAAGCCTGCCGGAGGACAAGCGGGTGCCGAGTAATCTGCGGGCGACCATCGGCAGTTTCTCCACGATCATGCAGGACAAAAAATTCACCGGCTATGCCTTGTCCCAAGGATTGCTGATCGGCGGCGTCTTTGCTTACGTGGCAGGCACACCGTTCGTGTATCAGGGAATTTACGGCGTATCTCCTCAGGCATTCAGCATCCTGTTCGGCATCAACGGCATCGGCCTTATGGCAGGCAGTTATGTGGTTGGCGGAATGGCCCATCGCATTTCTGAAAAGCAGTTCCTGGAGATTGCTCTCTATACGGCTATGACTGCCAGCACTGTGCTTCTGGCCGTGCTGTTATTCCATGGGCCGCTATGGGCGGTTGTGGTGCCGATCTTCTTTTTCCTCACATCAATCGGCACGGTCGCAACAGCTGCATTTTCGCTTGCCATGGAGTCACAGAGCCGTGCAGCGGGCAGTGCTTCTGCGCTCCTCGGGCTGCTGCCGTTCTTTCTGGGGGCCATCGCTGCACCGCTCGTCGGCATTGCAGGTGAAGGGACGGGCGTTCCGATGGGAGTCATTATCTTTACGATGTGCTTCGCTGCGCTCTTATCATATTATATTTTCGTGAAAAGACCGGCTGCCACTGCAGAAACGGAACGTTTGAACACGGAACTGAAAAGGAATTAA
- a CDS encoding class I SAM-dependent methyltransferase translates to MSTTEYMKNLMKDRSIASITPTSQAGVKEICGKMDFSKKAVVVEYGPATGVFTHYLLEHMTADSELTAIERNKNFARYLQENTDSDRLKIHRDSAENVADLIDQHGHSSVDYVISGIPFSLMSEYIEKEHREKDV, encoded by the coding sequence ATGAGTACAACTGAATATATGAAAAACCTGATGAAAGACCGCAGCATCGCCTCAATTACACCGACATCCCAGGCTGGCGTGAAAGAGATCTGCGGCAAGATGGATTTCAGCAAAAAGGCCGTCGTCGTGGAGTACGGGCCTGCTACAGGTGTGTTTACGCATTATTTGCTTGAGCATATGACAGCCGACTCGGAGCTGACCGCCATTGAGCGTAATAAAAACTTTGCCCGTTATCTGCAGGAAAATACTGATTCCGATCGGCTGAAAATCCACCGTGACAGCGCAGAGAATGTTGCCGACCTGATCGACCAGCACGGCCACAGTAGTGTGGATTATGTGATTTCAGGGATTCCTTTCTCATTGATGAGTGAATATATTGAGAAGGAACATCGTGAAAAAGACGTGTGA
- a CDS encoding endo-1,4-beta-xylanase: MFNVLRKPLVTGMALALVLPAGLAGAADADVKSALDVPELDERYEESFAIGAAVEPYQLEGESAEVLKRHYNSIVAENVMKPINIQPEEGVFNFEEADKIVEFAKENDMEVRFHTLVWHNQVPDWFFLDKEGNPMVDETDPKQREKNKRIVLKRLEKHIKEIVKRYKDDIDSWDVVNEAIDDGNPANGKGLRETVWYQLTGTDYIKVAFETADRFAAKDAKLYINDYNTEVESKRDHLYNLVKELLAEGVPIDGVGHQAHIQIGWPSLQQIEDSINLFASLGLDNQITELDVSLYGWPPDNAYPTYDAIPDSEFERQAVRYDQLFELYEGLDDKISSVTFWGIADNHTWLDDRAAHYSGGEGKDAPFVFDVDYNTKPAFWAIIDEE; this comes from the coding sequence ATGTTTAATGTTCTACGCAAACCGCTTGTTACTGGAATGGCTTTGGCGCTTGTACTGCCTGCCGGCTTGGCAGGCGCAGCAGATGCAGATGTAAAAAGTGCGCTTGATGTCCCGGAACTCGACGAACGCTATGAGGAATCTTTTGCGATCGGTGCCGCTGTTGAGCCGTACCAATTGGAAGGCGAAAGCGCTGAAGTACTGAAGCGCCATTACAATAGCATCGTCGCTGAAAATGTCATGAAGCCAATCAACATCCAGCCGGAAGAAGGCGTTTTCAATTTTGAAGAAGCCGACAAAATCGTCGAATTCGCAAAAGAAAACGACATGGAAGTTCGCTTCCATACCCTCGTATGGCATAACCAGGTACCTGATTGGTTCTTCCTTGATAAAGAAGGAAACCCGATGGTCGATGAAACCGATCCAAAACAACGCGAGAAAAATAAACGAATTGTTCTAAAACGACTTGAAAAACATATCAAGGAAATTGTGAAACGCTATAAAGATGATATTGATTCATGGGATGTTGTAAACGAGGCAATTGATGATGGTAATCCTGCAAATGGCAAAGGACTGCGTGAGACAGTATGGTATCAGTTAACAGGTACAGATTATATCAAAGTGGCTTTTGAAACCGCTGATCGTTTCGCCGCTAAAGATGCCAAACTTTATATCAATGACTATAATACAGAAGTCGAATCAAAGCGTGATCATCTGTATAACCTTGTGAAGGAATTGCTTGCAGAAGGTGTGCCAATCGATGGTGTCGGCCATCAGGCGCACATCCAGATCGGCTGGCCTTCACTGCAGCAGATTGAGGATTCCATTAACCTTTTTGCAAGTCTTGGCTTAGACAATCAGATTACGGAACTCGATGTGAGCCTCTACGGCTGGCCGCCTGATAACGCGTATCCAACTTATGATGCAATTCCGGACAGTGAATTTGAAAGACAAGCTGTACGTTATGATCAATTGTTCGAGCTTTATGAAGGACTGGATGACAAAATCAGCAGCGTCACCTTCTGGGGCATCGCTGATAACCACACATGGCTCGATGACCGGGCAGCACATTACAGCGGCGGAGAAGGCAAAGATGCACCGTTCGTATTCGATGTTGACTACAACACAAAACCGGCCTTCTGGGCAATCATTGACGAAGAGTAA
- a CDS encoding iron-containing alcohol dehydrogenase translates to MENYNYFCNTRIEMGPDKSKQLPVFLPAIGVDTPILLVSDPGVIKAGLIEPIQTALEEAGYAVHLFDALSQNPRDTECQTGAELFRTSGAGAVVAVGGGSAMDTGKAIALLGPNGGTPADYIDGGKSYTNVAPVICIPTTAGTGSEVTRSAVITESATHRKLTLKDAALRPSLAVLDPLLTLTVPKAVTAATGVDALVHAIEGYTSKATNPISQALGARAMSVIVEALPDAFYDGKDEQARARMLEGSLLAGLCFGSSDVAAVHCLAEALGGLYDTPHGVANAVFLPYVLQFNAGEDLELHARLARYMEFARETDPDHAAVDKLVTGIRGFTRDLEIPRLKDLPNVRKEDFPQIVELAVQNNSTPSNVRSISAEDYLAILEHAYEDSF, encoded by the coding sequence ATGGAGAATTACAATTACTTCTGCAACACCCGGATTGAGATGGGACCGGACAAATCAAAGCAATTGCCTGTCTTTCTGCCGGCAATTGGCGTCGATACCCCAATTTTGCTGGTCAGTGACCCTGGAGTCATAAAAGCCGGGTTGATAGAACCGATCCAGACAGCACTTGAAGAAGCGGGTTATGCGGTTCATCTATTTGATGCTCTTTCACAAAATCCCCGGGACACCGAATGTCAGACAGGGGCAGAACTCTTTCGGACGAGCGGGGCTGGGGCAGTCGTAGCGGTTGGAGGCGGGAGCGCCATGGATACCGGAAAAGCGATTGCGCTCTTGGGACCGAATGGCGGAACGCCCGCTGATTACATAGATGGGGGAAAATCTTATACCAATGTCGCGCCCGTCATTTGCATCCCGACGACTGCCGGAACCGGTTCGGAAGTCACCCGTTCCGCAGTGATCACCGAGTCTGCCACCCATCGCAAGCTGACGTTAAAAGATGCCGCACTTCGGCCATCACTGGCAGTTCTCGATCCGCTGCTGACGCTGACCGTCCCGAAGGCAGTTACCGCTGCAACAGGCGTCGACGCACTCGTTCATGCAATTGAAGGATATACAAGCAAAGCGACCAACCCAATCTCACAAGCGCTCGGTGCCCGTGCAATGAGTGTCATCGTCGAGGCATTGCCGGACGCTTTTTATGACGGAAAAGATGAACAGGCCCGGGCCCGCATGCTTGAAGGCAGTCTGCTGGCGGGCTTGTGTTTCGGGTCCAGCGACGTCGCTGCGGTTCATTGTTTGGCGGAAGCGCTCGGCGGCTTGTACGATACTCCGCATGGCGTTGCGAATGCGGTATTCCTGCCGTATGTTCTCCAGTTCAATGCGGGTGAAGATTTGGAGCTGCATGCACGTCTGGCCCGCTATATGGAATTTGCACGGGAAACAGACCCGGATCACGCGGCGGTCGACAAACTGGTTACAGGCATCCGCGGATTTACCCGCGATCTGGAAATTCCCCGGCTGAAAGATTTGCCGAACGTGCGTAAAGAGGACTTCCCACAGATTGTAGAGCTGGCTGTACAAAACAACTCTACACCAAGCAATGTACGATCCATTTCTGCGGAAGATTATTTGGCTATTTTGGAGCATGCTTACGAAGATAGCTTCTGA
- a CDS encoding CoA-disulfide reductase, which translates to MKYVIIGGDAAGMSAAMQIVRKGQDAEVLTLEKGETYSYGQCGLPYTISGQIPSTDRLIARTPETFREKYEIDARTGHLVERVDPIEKKVTGRQTATGELFEYPYDKLLIATGASPVIPRIKGGDLPGVHVLKTIPDAHRIMENLEHDVQQIAIMGGGAIGLEMAEVFRGLGKDVRIIERGKHLAKIFDADMAQLIHEEAAKHGIRVHTEENVEEITGKGSVEAIRTDKGTYPADLVLLSVGAYPNTKFIGDTGIVTSVRGAIQVDRYMKTNVPDIYAAGDCAVQYHRIKKKDDYIPLGTTANKQGRIAGLNMIGIPKTFEGIVGTSILKFMDLTLARTGLSEKEAEAIGLEIKTVWIKAKDIAGYYPNPKPLHVKLLYGAADELLLGGQVIGENGADKRIDVLATALYAGMRLHELEDLDLAYAPPFNGTWDPIQQASRRG; encoded by the coding sequence ATGAAATATGTGATTATCGGCGGGGATGCGGCAGGTATGAGTGCCGCCATGCAAATTGTACGGAAAGGTCAGGATGCAGAAGTACTGACACTTGAAAAAGGAGAAACGTACTCCTACGGACAGTGTGGGCTTCCTTATACAATCAGCGGGCAGATCCCATCCACAGACCGGTTGATTGCCCGTACTCCGGAGACGTTCCGGGAAAAATATGAAATTGATGCACGAACCGGTCACTTGGTTGAAAGGGTTGATCCGATTGAAAAGAAAGTAACCGGCAGACAGACGGCGACCGGCGAATTATTCGAGTACCCCTACGATAAGCTGCTCATTGCCACCGGCGCAAGTCCGGTCATCCCCCGGATCAAAGGCGGTGACCTGCCGGGTGTGCATGTGCTGAAGACAATACCGGACGCCCACCGGATAATGGAGAACCTGGAGCATGACGTACAGCAAATCGCCATCATGGGAGGCGGCGCCATCGGGCTGGAAATGGCCGAAGTATTCCGGGGGCTCGGCAAGGACGTGCGGATAATTGAACGCGGAAAGCATCTTGCCAAAATTTTCGATGCCGATATGGCACAACTGATCCATGAGGAAGCGGCCAAGCATGGCATCCGTGTCCACACCGAAGAAAACGTTGAAGAGATTACAGGAAAAGGCAGCGTGGAAGCCATCCGTACAGATAAGGGAACGTACCCGGCCGACTTGGTGCTGCTGTCAGTTGGTGCCTACCCGAACACGAAATTCATCGGCGATACGGGGATTGTGACAAGCGTTCGGGGAGCAATCCAAGTCGATCGCTATATGAAGACGAATGTCCCGGACATTTATGCGGCAGGAGACTGTGCCGTGCAGTACCATCGCATAAAGAAGAAAGACGATTACATTCCGCTGGGCACGACTGCGAATAAGCAGGGACGGATTGCAGGACTTAATATGATTGGCATACCTAAAACATTTGAAGGAATCGTCGGTACATCCATCCTGAAATTCATGGATCTGACACTTGCCCGGACCGGTCTTTCTGAAAAAGAAGCAGAGGCGATCGGACTGGAGATCAAGACGGTTTGGATCAAGGCAAAGGACATTGCCGGATACTACCCGAATCCGAAGCCTTTACATGTGAAACTCCTGTACGGGGCTGCCGATGAATTGCTGCTGGGCGGTCAGGTTATCGGGGAAAACGGGGCGGATAAGCGAATCGATGTGCTGGCGACTGCTCTCTATGCCGGCATGCGGCTCCATGAACTGGAAGATTTGGATCTCGCATACGCACCGCCTTTCAATGGCACATGGGATCCGATTCAGCAGGCGTCGCGTCGCGGCTGA
- a CDS encoding class I SAM-dependent methyltransferase: MDEKKRFNPENAHLLYNEERRITLPPERVIGYLRVKQNDEVADLGAGNGYFTIPLAQMVSKTVTAVDIEPRMLAMLQENAEREKVGNIQCVQSDLESIPFGDRSFDKVLIAFVIHEVEDPDKVLVEVRRLLKPGGIVLMTEWEAAVTWGGPPSDERIPSGALMAAAGRNGFAAERIRLSPARYAIKAYAKNTKSNPE; encoded by the coding sequence ATGGATGAAAAAAAGAGGTTTAACCCGGAGAATGCCCATCTTCTGTACAACGAGGAGAGACGAATCACATTGCCGCCTGAACGGGTGATCGGGTATTTAAGGGTCAAGCAGAACGATGAAGTCGCGGACCTTGGTGCCGGGAACGGCTATTTCACCATCCCATTGGCACAGATGGTCAGCAAGACAGTCACAGCGGTCGATATAGAGCCGCGCATGCTCGCGATGCTCCAGGAAAATGCGGAGAGGGAAAAAGTGGGCAATATTCAATGCGTTCAAAGCGACCTGGAAAGCATCCCGTTTGGAGATCGCTCGTTTGATAAGGTGCTGATCGCTTTTGTCATTCATGAAGTTGAAGATCCAGATAAAGTTCTGGTGGAAGTCAGGCGTTTATTGAAACCGGGCGGCATTGTGCTAATGACGGAATGGGAAGCTGCGGTGACATGGGGAGGCCCACCGAGCGATGAGCGGATTCCCTCCGGTGCGTTGATGGCGGCTGCAGGCAGGAACGGGTTTGCTGCTGAACGCATCCGGCTTAGCCCTGCCCGGTATGCGATCAAGGCTTACGCAAAGAACACCAAGTCAAACCCGGAATGA